ttttattttttttttcttttgagaAAGACTTTGGGAAACCATAAATCTTAAAGATGCTGTCAAATTCCAACGACAGTGCATTAATATAAGAATACCATGGATTACTAGGTTTGTAATTACTCACAGCAATGCTGATTTTTCCATCCAAATCATATTGGTTTTCCAAAACGCTACGAAGCTCTTTACGCTTCCCGTAAAACGGAATAACTGTagaataaatgtttttttctatccagCTCAAAATGTTCGGCAGGCTTGTCAATTTTACAGGTAGGACCGCTGGCGTATCAAATGCACTGTGCATATATAGGAACGGAGCTTCAATGTTTTTGACCGGCAGAGTATTGACAGTTTCCTTGTCATTAATGTTGACACGAACAAACTTAACTCTCCCAATAAGTGCTTCGGAAAGATATTTCAGCATAACATTTAAATCTTTGGTAGACGATGATATTGGACTCAAAACAGCATAAAAGTACGAAGAAGCGAATTCTTCAGGGTAGTCAAACCGTTTTCCATATTTCAGAATAGGAAAAATCTCGTTGATCAACGTAGATTTGTTTATTACTGCTTCAATCAGACCCAAATCTTTGCTCAATATTGTAGAATCTTCATTAAGGTTCTTATTTGTTTGGTCGTAAATTTTTCGAGATTCCGAGTTTTTGAGTATTTTGTAGGCTTCTTGCAGTGTGTTGAATTGATCGTAGCATGTTTTGTCACATTCTGCGCGTTTGTCCGGATGCATTTTCTGACTCAACTTTCTGTACGCGTGTTTTATCTCATTGCCAGATGCTGTGATCGGCACTTGCAAAACTTCGTACGGATCAAAATTGATGTTTACACCTTTTGAGTAATTGTAATAATTAGTTATCTGCTGGTACTTCATGTACGAAATGATGCAagttagcaaaaaaaatactaatcctattaaatttgaataaaaccTCCTTTTAACAGGTTGTTCATTAGGTTGTGTATTTTCCCGCGCATTGGCATCGTTTTGCGTTCTCCTTAAACGACTGTTgctcattttgaaaataaattactGAAGTAGCAGTACTAACTGGACAACcacaaactttttttatcTTAAATCTTAACGGGATCAACACTATAAAATGCGTAATTGGTTGGTTAAATCGAATTTATAATGCAAAATAATATTAAcgatatttattattgagacaaaaaacaaaataggGGAGCATAAGCGATTATCGTGTCTAAAAGAACTGTTTTAGTTGTTTCTCGACTTGTGAGCAAGTTTTTTACGCAGCGAATTTTCTGCTCgtttattaataatcataGATCTACATTTCGCTAACAGTTTTTCGAACTCTGGCATCAACAACGGGGACGTCGAACTTATTTTCTCCTGCAATAAAGCCAGAATCGAGTTGCCCGCAAAGGCAACGATTTGTTTTCTATGcgcattttttattttcggcAGTTCAGCCACCCAAGTAGCAACACTCGGGTTTGAGAACGACTTAAACTCCTCAATGTCAAACAGGGACAAAATGGACTTCTGGATATGAGATGAGTCGATAGTTTGGATCGTAGTAACCAGCAAAGCTACTATAATAAGTTTTTCTAACAAAAGTGTGTTTACGTGCTCCTCGCTCGAATCGCCAGCTTCTATTTCACtgtctggaaaaaaatctatatcAATTGAATGCAGCTGCACAAAAATAGAGTGAAACGCTAGTATGATACgcacaaattctttttccaaaaattttatgtttGACTTTATGATGTCAGCATAGCTTTCCAAAGACAAAATATATGTTTGGTTGGCATGACGAGTCGACGAGAAGCGCTCCTTGACACTTTCTGTTTGTCGAACAAAGTTCTTACTATCAGACAGAGCAGCGAAAACAAGCTTTACATCACTTGATTCGAGGTCTAAAACGTTATCGTCTTCTGACGAAACAGCGTCTTGACCTTCAGTTTCAAGATTTTCGTACAGTTGCTCGAGCTTTGCCGcgtagtttttgttttctaatATGTTACTTTGTTTTTCAGAGTCCGACGACACTTCTTCAGCCTCAACAACGTACAATAAGTCtgcattattatcaatcatttattcataagCCGTAATGCAATTTTCAACCTTTAACAAATTTTTGGGCTTCCTAGCCAAAAtaatttctaaaaaaaataaatatgcAACCGCAAACTCGAGATCTAATTTAATATTTCTgtaaattaataatattaatatttcCGATAAATAACCAACAAGAAAATGTCGGCCAGTAATTCATCGTACTGGCTTATTTGgcttttgaaaaaaaactttcgtGAATGCTACAAATTTCTCAACGATTGTGAAAAACCGAAGCCAAaaggtatgtttttttttttaaatactCGTGTTTAGAACTCATTAAAATGGTTGCGGTTTGTCTTTTTGGAATTTTCCTGTTAGGTACAATAGCCAGCACAATAAAGCTTATATTTATTCCAATGAACAACGTTATTATGGGCAGTGGCAGAAGATAAACATTGAACCGACACATTCCACAATAATGTGAtctaaaaattaaaaatcctACAACACATCAACGTCTGAAGCACTcatattgaaatcattttccGCAGGTTCAAACGTATTATGAGAAAAAGGTGTTATCTTTTGTTCTAGCATATACTTAATTTTATATTTCCGTTTTCTTCGGCCGCCTCTGCGTACGCGATTTTGCACTGGATTGATGTGCAGTGCTTTGACTTTTTTCGGCACGAAAGGCGTGGTCAACGTTGCTAGTCTGTGCTGAATTTGATCGTTAATGCTCGAGAAATAACTGTGGTCTGTTTTACTGGTATGGAAGTCGCATTTTAACGCCAGGGCCAACTTTCCTGCGAGACTTCTAACGGCTTTTGGGCGCTCTTCTATGCTCAAGCACTGAACAGATTCGTGGTAGTACAACGCACCAAACCCTTGGTCTGGTTTTCCACGCTCGTTCCTGACGGGGTATGAAATGTTTTCGATACTAGACAGTGCGAAAGGCTTATTTCCCAACACTTTCAGCGCGGAGCCTGTTGCTTCAACCAAGTTCTTGCATGAACCTGCCGCGAACAACATAGTAG
The DNA window shown above is from Dermatophagoides farinae isolate YC_2012a unplaced genomic scaffold, ASM2471394v1 contig1, whole genome shotgun sequence and carries:
- the LOC142597911 gene encoding uncharacterized protein LOC142597911, with product MSNSRLRRTQNDANARENTQPNEQPVKRRFYSNLIGLVFFLLTCIISYMKYQQITNYYNYSKGVNINFDPYEVLQVPITASGNEIKHAYRKLSQKMHPDKRAECDKTCYDQFNTLQEAYKILKNSESRKIYDQTNKNLNEDSTILSKDLGLIEAVINKSTLINEIFPILKYGKRFDYPEEFASSYFYAVLSPISSSTKDLNVMLKYLSEALIGRVKFVRVNINDKETVNTLPVKNIEAPFLYMHSAFDTPAVLPVKLTSLPNILSWIEKNIYSTVIPFYGKRKELRSVLENQYDLDGKISIAVSNYKPSNPWYSYINALSLEFDSIFKIYGFPKSFSKEKKNKTTVAFIHNNELVMKELGRKAPSEFKYLNILNTEKKDELLNNFSFQTMRAMRQQLMEIVKNIAPNLNKENFKLLCGGASEQTACRIGLDDNFGTGFSKDIDVLNVKTDKIKKIQDLLSSQSDVLVNLFTNTMALSNDKYKVWKQNVITEIMLPSSVSPTIVQFYNHVLKNKTPYAVTLSILFVTIVCLVLWYRYVFAKDRYEYEEAEE